The window AAATAAGAATATTAAAAAGTATAAGCAGAAAAAAACAATATCTTGAAAATGTTTTGTTTTTGGAAGATTATAAAAACATGGGGTTTTTATATGCTGCAAGTGATATATTTTTATTGCCAACAACATTAAGGGTATTTTCAAGAAATGTATTAAAAGCTATGTATCATAAATGTGCAGTATTTGTTTGCAAAATCTCAAGCACCTGTGAAATATTAGATGTTTTTTCAAGCTTGTCAAATGGAGCAGATGCTGCGACTTCTTTTAAAATGGATGCTATCTTAAACAGTGAAGAAGAACTGTTGTTTATCCAAAATAATAATCATAAAACTTCAATAGAATTTCTAGAAAAAAAACAAATATTAAAAGCAAAAACAATTCTTTTTGAAAAAGAATAAGTATCTTAGCTCCTAAGGCCTAATTTAACTAAAGCTTAAGATAAATAAGGTACAATACGCGAATATATTAGATTTAAGGAATTATTATGTCAAGAACATGCGCAATATCTGGAAAAAGCCCTATGGCTGGAAACAACGTAAGTCACGCGAAAAACAGAACAAAAAGAAGATTTTTACCTAACTTAAGAACTGTAAGAGTTACTTTAGATGATGGTACTACAAAAAAGATCAAAATTTGTGCTAAAGAGTTAAGAACTCTTAAAAAGAATTCATAGAAGCGCTTAGAGTGCCTCTATGAGATTTTTTATTAAACTCAAAAAAGCCCTACGATGGGAAATTAGATCAGTCAAACCAGAATATGATTTAAGCCCTTTAATTTACTCACAACTAAAACCTTTTCGATTACCCCTAGTACTAGTACAAATTATAATGATGGTTGGAACCTTAGGTTATATCATAATTGATGATTTTGAAATACTAGATGCAATATACCAAACAGGAATTACTTTTACTACCGTTGGTTTTGGAGAAATAGCTCCAATCTCTGCTGCAGGAAGAATATTTACCATTACACTTATTATTTTTGGTTTTGCAATTTTTACACTTTCTACTGCCATTTTAATTGATTCTGTTATTAAAGGTCGATTATTTGATTTATACAAGGAGCGAAACATGCTTTATAAAATAGCACGCCTTAGACGTCACTTTGTGATTTTTTATCACAA of the Campylobacteraceae bacterium genome contains:
- a CDS encoding 50S ribosomal protein L28, giving the protein MSRTCAISGKSPMAGNNVSHAKNRTKRRFLPNLRTVRVTLDDGTTKKIKICAKELRTLKKNS